From the Erpetoichthys calabaricus chromosome 12, fErpCal1.3, whole genome shotgun sequence genome, the window gaagcaggagacaaaagaaaatgtctccattgTATTTCTTTCTAATCTCATTGCTGCCTAGGGGAAGCCAAAAAGATATCAagatctcttttttttattttaaattccttCTGGGCAAGTCATCAGCCTAAGGGTTCACATGATTTTTCCAACTtacactgtgaatgtttgaattATGTATTGAGTATGTTGCAAAAACAACACAATAACTTGTACGTTATTAGTTAAAATGGaatgtgtttgtttattattgtaactTATATGAAGATCAAACCATATTTTAAgacaaatttatatattaatatgtttatCTCCAAAGGATTCACATATTTATTCTTGCCACTGTATGTAgaacattattatttttgctttcagtTCCTTACTGAAGGTTTGCAGTACGGGAATATTTTAAACCAGGTTGTTGCTGGGTCATTGCTGACTCCTGATTAACTGTGTGACTCTGAatatgtcacttcacctgccagtgctTCATATGTAAAATAAGATTTTAGAATAGACTgtagctctgtacttgtaaagtgcCTTGGGATGGTGCAGCATTAAAATAAGGTTAGTGTACAGGTTAATATCAATGTATCCAACAACttagaaaatgcaatttaatgtagaaaagtgcaaagtggtaTGTGTGGCAAGATGGGTGACACTGACCTCGAAGAAGCAATCTCAGAAAAGGGTTTTGGGGTTTATTTTGACACAGTATTTTCATCATTTGAGAAAGGTGCAGAAACAATTAAAGGAGCAAATGAAATGTTAGGGCAtgttgtaaaaactgttgaatgtaaATCAAGGAATGTTCTGCTCAGATTATATAATGTACTAGCGAGACCACATCTGGTGTAATGTGTGACATAGCAGTAGTAGAAGCTGCGCAGAGGAGagtaaccaagtgcatcccagtacttaaggacatgtcctactgtgacagactcagagaattaaacctggcTAGTCTGAAGCAGAGAAGACGGTGTGTGCACCTAATCCATGAAATTCTCAAGGACATTGATACAGTAgatctagcagaattctttcaactaaacatCGAATCACATACTGGAGGACACCAGTAgaaattaaagtgaaatgtatttagcactgaagccaggaagaacttctttactcaaagagttatgAAAATGTGGAGCAaattaccaagacatgtagttgaagcagaaaccttggcaacctttaagaagtatcttcTTGAGATATTGGCACAGTTTAGTTATTAGCTACAAAAAGGGGCctcatggactgaatggtctcctctcatttgtcaaatttctcatgtTCTGGCTGGCTGGGTATGCAGTCAGTGCATGAGTGAAATGAAGAAATGTGAGCAATAATAGATGCCATCCGTGGGCAACACTTTCCCTAAAGGAACTAGATAAACTGTACAGAAGATTAACCATAATTAAAAATAGGATTAGCATACGGGACATGAGTAGTTCATACTCCTTCTCACCATCAGAGGCAAGCAACACAGTGAGATTAGAGTGCCTGTTTCTTAATTCCCATACAATTCCCAGAGAGGGGAAAAGCAACAGAAACACCTCCTGGATGCAAGAGGACAGGGAATTCGCTTACGTGTAGATCTGCCTGACCTTCTTTTAGGGGAGAATTgatggcataaaaaaaaaaaaaaaacaacatctcaAGATCACTAGAGGACACAAAATCAAGATTAAGGATACGAGGTGCTTTAATGTCCATTATGTGGAATGGGCAACCTGTGACATCTAGCATTTAAGGGCCTTTGAATGTTCAAGGTTCAAGAGAGAGCTCTGGGCATGTGTTTCTGTAGAATTGTCCCATCATGGAAGAGATTCGAGGTGACCTACAAGTATCTCTGGCAAGAATTTTATAGCTGCCTTCCTAATAGAGGACCAGCAAGTGTAGAGCTGGGAGGAGAGATGACAGTAGAAGTCGACTGGCATGATGAAGGTACATTATCTGGAGAGTAAAGAGGTGAGAAGGGGACCGATATGGGCATTAGTACTGTGGTGGGCCAGTGGTTAAGCTACCCCATGGAGAGTCAGGTGTTAAGGGTGTGAAGGAAAACCTAATatgattacaatattaaaatttccattttttttttttttttttttttttgtttcctactTTGTGTTCCCTTCTCCCTGTGGACCTACTTTTTATCTAACAAATAACCTCTGTTGACATATTTATGCTCTTTTAGGTGTTGTTCTGGATTGGGGATGCCTCGAGAAGCCCCCTGATAGCCACACTTGTCAGTTGCTCTGAAGAGGTAGTGTCATTCTCTATCAGCCCTGTTTCCTAACATGTTGATTCAGACCACAGAATCACCATTGGACAGATATACTTCTCAACACATTTGTGACATTGTCTTGCAACGGTCATAGCTTGGTAGTTGTACTGATATGCTGATGCCAGCTGGCATGGCACCAGCTACCATACCATATTCAAGGCCACTTCAATCTGTAATCAAATTCACTCTTTCCTTAAGCTGCTTTAAGCAGCCCAAATGATGCTGTCACTGGCTAAGCAATCAGTTATGTCGGAAGGACTGGGGGACTTAAGAAAGACACCAGTATGTGTTGTGCATTCATAAATTTGTACTTTATGTCAATGGATAATGTGCTATGCAAAAAGAAATTGAGCTGAATTAGACTGAATATACTAGCTCTGTGTCCATTGTTGTTTTTTGCCTTCCCCCAGTGTTGCTGGGTTAGGCTTTGACACCCCACAACTCTGAAATTGATTAAGTAGGATCAATAATGGGTGGATGGTTTGAACCCAGTGAAGTGGTTGGTGTtgctgtctcacagttccagAAGGCTGGGTTCATATCTGACacggtcactgtctgtgtggattttgtcTCTAATACTCTGAATTCCCCTCACATCGTAAAGTTGTGCCAGGTAGGTCAACTGACCCCTCTATGTTGGCCCAAAGTGCTTGTGAGCTTTGATGAATcgtgcagtggactggcactcgGTGTTCCCTGCAAAACTAAACTGGAAAAACAGGGtttggaaaatgcatggatgaatTGAAaaggagttgtttttttaaatgtacctaTGAGCATTTTTTGCTGCTTCATGCTGTCCCCTCATAATGCTTTACTCTGCTGCTATCTCATAAAtaactttttatgttatttatatttgtCTTGCTTTTTATTTTGGTGTGTCCTTTCAGCAGGAAGCAAAGATTTACACTTTGTCCCTATTTTTGTACCCCTCCTAATTCCTCACATGACAAGTCAGATGACATTGTGGTTTTTCCATCCTTACTCAATTGGTGGCTTAGGCCATGTCATTTGTTTCTCTTTCTATGCTTGGGACTTGTGGTGAAGAGTGACCTTGGACGGTTCTAATGTTCCTGTATCTTGATGGGGCGGAGAGCTTTCTTTGGTTATGAAGCGCCTTTGTTGCCAGAGATGCTTCACTTGCTGTTCCGTCTCGCCAGTAGAGGTTGGTCTAATCCAGCACTTCTTCCTATTTTTAACTTTACTCAAAAGTCAAGCAGAGGTCACATTAACACATCATTTATGCATATTAAAAAGCCACTAAAATGTATCTTTTAAGGAATGTTTCCATATAATGTTTGAAGCACCTATTGTGATAGCCATGCCTGTTTGTCTTTCTGTCCATCTTTCCATTCTGCTGCATGAAAACACTCGACTCCCAATGGGTTagctttgttgaaatgtggcacacttattcatCAAGGAAATTTGTTGAGTTCAATGTATGTTGAAATATCTTGAATAGATTATGCTGTACAAggttttgaaatataaaaatctaccattgaaaagcattggtgaatctgCAAACTCATCTACAACTTCAGCTCCGAATTAGTCTACTGTTTCAATTTTTATCTTGAGAGCACTTACCTCAACCCATATATTTTGatcagtgatccctcactatatcgcgctttgcctttcgcggcttcactccatcgcgggttttatatgtaagcatatttaaatatatatcgcggattttttgctggttcgcggatttctgcagacaatgggtcttttaatttctggtacatgcttcctcagttggtttgcccagttgatttcatacaagggacgctattggcagatggctgagaagctagattgcttacttttctctatctctctcttgcgcagactttctctgatcctgatgtatggggattgagcagggggggctgttcgcacacctagacgatacggacgctcgtctaaaaatgctgaaagattatcttcacgttggtatcttttgtgcagctgcttcctgaaacgacatgctgcacagtgcttcgcatacttaaaagctcgaagggcacatattgatttttgactgaaaaacaaactctgtctctctctctctctctctccctgctcctgacggagggggtgtgagctgccgccttcaacagctttgtgccgcggtgcttcgcatacttaaaagcaaacagccctattgatttgtttgctagatattgttttctctatctatgtgacattctgtgctcctgacacgcactcctttgaagaggaagatatgtttgcattcttttaattgtgagacagaactgtcatctctgtcttgtcatggagcacagtttaaacttttgaaaaagagacaaatgtttgtttgcagtgtttgaataacgttcctgtctctctacaacctcctgtgtttctgcacaaatctgtgacccaagcatgacaatctaaaaataaccatataaacatatggtttctacttcgcggattttcttatttcgtgggtggctctggaacgcaacccccgcgatggaggagggattactgtatattttcttcttttacttgtcTAATAGCCACTCAGGTCCCTAGTACAAGTTAGTCCAAACTCTGGAGGAGGCATGCGTTCAAGGCACACttacagaaacacaaacacacaagaaaaAGTCACCTATCTGGAAATGATTGTAAGAAGAAAGTAATTCTGTATGTGCCACAGACTGAACTAACAGTGTTTATGTTACAGCCAGAGCCGCCCCTTACTTTATGCACATCACACACCGTGTGTGGGGCCCGTGATCGAAGGACCAATCAGGGTGTAAGAGCCAGTTATCTTAtaattaagttatattaaatgtttgcctatatatttgtGCATAGTCTaggggaggttcttataacccccacaagctgaactgaatcggtatattctaactatttcttgtacCTTTGACCATAGATGACGTGCCATTCGTTTAGAATgtactgaatgtgaagtaaagcatAGTGAAATAATTCATCCTTAAGTATAGACACAATTtaagtttaacaagaagaaacatttttccttttttttgccttatattctacatgtgtaacaactcttctagatagatagatagatagatagatagatagatagatagatagatagatagatagatagatagatactttattaatccccaaggggaaattcacaatattctgtattcttgtgtggactgtttgcttgaattttcactaaacctttttcaAATTAACCTTTTTGGTCTGAGAGATTTCTTATGGCACACATCTAACCCATGCTTGATCCTACTTTACTTACCAGCAGCTACATGGTGTCTGGGAGGAGGGGGCGATTTCATCTAATGGTGTTTTTGCTGTTTAATTGTCAAATTAACGTTGTTGACAGTCACCTGTTGTGACAATTTTCCATTATTTAAGTTTGTGATGTGTGCTTCTttgttgaattattatttatttatatatttattgttcaaattgAAAGCTGTTATAAGAAAGAAAAGTGTTGTGGATTCAGGGAGGAGCAAGCTGGGGAGGACCGAAGAAGAAGATTCTGGCTAGGGCCCCAGTTTGGCTAGGGACAGCATGGGTTACAGCATAAACTAACTCATGAATgcattaactgcatattattattataaagaatggATGTTATCAACCTGTAGCTAAGAGGTGTTTGAACTAATTTATCACACATGAAGGTGCAGCTCCCCTAAGTAATATAAAGATAGCATGGGGTTATAAAGGGATCTGCAGTTTATATACAGGCGGAAGATCGGGGTATATAACAACCACCACACAGTGTTTACAAGAATGACAAAACTGGATTTCTAATTTTTTATTAGTAAGCATTTCTATAAGTTGCATGGAGAtactttagtgtttttttttcttatttttgagattttcatcATCCTTATGATATTCCTCCATGATTCAATTCATAAAGGAATTTTCCAGGTGTCCTGGCCATTTTTGTTTACTAATGAGCACACTAGTGGGTCTGAGACTCAGGTAGTTACAGCTTTTCACCACTTTGTgttttgtctgtctgtcctggtgtctattgCATTCATTGTTAACTGTCATTATTAGAAACTAATTAGGGGAGCAAAAAGagtgaattaataggaaaatgtcAAAAGAGAGATAAGTGCTGTGGGGAAAAATGCAGATGtttctaaatttattataaaGGCAAATCTCACATTGCTTCtttaaatgcagaataagagatgaaaaaataaaaacctagCTAATTAAACAGTGAAATTAATTCGAGGCAAAGTGACTGACTGATTGGTTTTGAAACAGGCTGAGATGGTATATTGCagccacagttttttttttcagactgaACTAGGGAATCACTACTTTAAATGAATGCTGTCACTTTGTGTCAATAAAGCTCAGTTAAATTGAATTTGAGGGCGACAAGGTCCACGTGACATTTCCCAGAGTTCCATGTGGAAAGAAGGCGGTACTAAATGTAGCCACGTGATTGTGTACGCGCCCGCCGAGGAAGCTGGAAACGCGCTTGGTTAGTGGTGTGCTTCCTTAAGTTTAACAGTCGGTTCTTTTCTATTTCTTCTCCTCAAGTTCCCAGAGATGGATGATGAAGAAGAAACATACAGGTTGTGGAAGATTCGAAAGACAATTATGCAGGTGAGCATCTCGTTCACTTGAAGCGTGGTTCCGGATCTTAAGGAGTGGGGGTGGGGAGCACGTATACGTGAAGATGGCTTACTTTCTTGTCTTTCTCTTTTTAACCTTTATTTGTTTTCAACGCCGGTGGACTCTGTAGCTGTGCCACGACCGTGGCTACCTTGTCACTCAGGATGAGTTGGATCAGACGTTGGATGAGTTCAAGATGCAATTTGGAAATAAGCCAAGCGAAGGCCACCCAAGGCGCACGGATCTGACAGTATTGGTAGCACACAATGACGACCCCACTGATCAGATGTTTGTGTTCTTTCCTGGTGAGTCTTTTTTCCATCAAGCCGTGTTGGACAGCATGGCATTTGACAAAAAGTTCCAaaatgtcctctgtcaccacgcTTAGTAATGAAAGTTGTCAGAATGAAACCCGGAGACGTAATATAATGATACAGCATGCAGTTTAACCCGTGAAGATTGAATATATTATGTATCCAGAGAGTCCTGAGTTGTAGGTAATGGTGAGACCTCACTTTGGTATGGGAAAGGACTTAAAAGGCCGTGCAGTATGAAATGATGATTAACTGTTACTCTTTACTTTTCCTGCCATTTTATAGTGTACATTTGCCAGGACTGTTGAGTAAACTTTCTTAATATCAATTTCAGCGTAAACGCAATTTTGTTTTCCtcagtttttattaagtactaaaCGTCTTTTACAGAGGAACCAAAGGTTGGCATCAAAACCATTAAGATGTACTGTCAACGCATGCAAGAGGAGAACATCACTCGTGCCATCATTGTGGTGCAGATGGGAATGACGCCTTCCGCCAAACAGGtgctttatttgcatttttcatgaacttaaaaaaaataataataataatttatccatccacttcTATACCTGCTTTATTTAGCCTGTCCCTGTGAGcttagggtacaaggcagggacaatccctgGACAAAGTATCAGTTGATCTCAGGGTGAagacacacactagagccaattagTATCCcactccacctaacctgtatgtctttagaTGGTGGGGGGAAACTGGTGTGGACACAAATCCTGGTCTGTGTACTTCGAGGCAGctgcgttaccactgcgccaccatgttgtCCCTGCATGTAATCATTTTGTGATTGTAGGCAACTGTTGAACCTACTGTAAATCCCAGAAATACAAGTGTGGCTTTGTtgcattctctctcttttttttttttttttttggacatttattattagtttttaaatttttgaagccTTCATGACAATTGCTCTAGACCATTACTAAAGACAGAGACAACATTATAACCTTATTTgttcacattgtttttaattcATATATCTGTAGAATGTTGATATGTGAGGAGTGGTTTGTTATTGAATGTGTTTGCTTTTCACCACATGAGTTTTTCAATCAGATTGTTAAATGCCTTCTTTTATGATTGTTCCTCCACAGTCACTGGTGGACATGGCACCCAAATACATTTTGGAGCAATTTCTACAGCAGGAGCTTCTTATCAACATTACTGaacatgaggtaaaaaaaaaaaatgatatatatatagttgaagAGGTACTCCCAAAGTCCAGTTTTATCTCTTTCTTGTGAAATGTTGTACTATGTTCTCTGTGTTATTGGAGAGCTAAAGCCTGTCAGATactcactgtatatatgtgtatttttaataatatatatatatatatatatatatatatatatgtatatatgtatgtgtgtgtgtgtgtgtatacgagatgagacaaaaataaccggaatggtaaaaaaatatatatatatatatatactgtatatatatattgatgaattacagcattctaaacattgtcatcttacgtatggagcagtgtatcttccattgatcgaaacagtgctggaagtcttcttgcttgtgGCTgtttcaacaggcttgccgttttgtCTTCACTTTattcactgaagaaaaatgtgtttgtcacttttgattttcgggaacaaataaaaatcccagggagctaaatcgggtgaatagggagaatgatcaaggacaggaatgtttgtcagtcaaaaactgctttacgcaAGAAATTGTatgttgatttgctgtttgatttttttttttttttttttaaacccaacaTTATTGTGGCAACTcgtgtagtgattgttgtgcaaatactgagtGGGcaattcacaggatatacctagctgttcagcggtttgagagggcatgtaggaggggatatagttctatgattcacgtctgactgacctccagatggttttccaggaaagccccaagcccagtctggttatttgtgtctcacctcatatatatAAGCACAACCTTCATGTAATGTGTGGAACAAGCACATCTTGTCTGTAGTCAGACTTACAAGGCTATATTTGAGGTTTTATACTACATAGTTTGAGAAAGTTCTCTTTAGAGATCCCCATTCatgtccttttttatttaaaactataatCGTGAATACTACACAAGTAATCAAGTACTGCTGGTCATAGTGTTCAACTACAGACCATTCCAATTTAAAGTCATGGTTTCAGAATTTTGCTTAAACAATCTCACAGGTGATCTGAAAGGAATTGGTTTTGTTGCATTCTTACATGACTGTGTTGAACTTGTTAAAATCGTGTGGATGtaccaatgatttttttttttttatactgtttccATTTTTCTAGTCTACAAAACAatagtcttgttttttttctctttccagcTTGTTCCCGAGCATATTGTAATGACCAAAGAGGAAGTCACTGAGTTGTTAGCACGATAGTATCctttttttaatatcaaaatttACTAGGTGACAATGTTGTGTCTAAAATTTGTTATTTAAAGGATAAGGTATTTTTTTCAAGTTAAAGTCATTTCCTCACAAACatgatatatatgcatttgccattcaAAATTTTGTTCTAAAGTTAACTgcttactgtaattttttttaaaagcattgttgattctggcattttataatgtaacCTATGGGGCACCAGGCACCCGAGAAAATAACATAAAAGGCTTGTTTTTGGAATGTGACTTGAAAccaaaattccagaaaaaaacctTAAGTTAACACCGTGAGACCCTGCCAAAACTACACTGGCAGTGATCAGGCTGAGATTTGAACCCTGGTCAGTGGAGCTGAGAACCAGCAGTAAACACGATGCCATGTCCTGTCTCAGTTGAAGCATACTGTTACTGGTTATGTTCTTGTTTTGTATCTTTGACTTTAACATAGAGATGTCCAAGTTAGCTGTGGATACCTTCTAGAGTAACCTAATTCTAAATCATAGTAGTTTACTGTGTGTAACAAAGAACACACCAGCTTAGAGATCACAAGATTTACTAAGCCATTAAATCAAAAGCAATAGGTTAAAATAAAAGGGTGAGCTAATGAAATAAAGGCTTTCTGCACATCTCTGGTATTCGGTAAAtctgattttatgtatttatttttttaacatttgcaaCGCCTGAGTTAATTATATGTTTCCAAATGTAAAGAATGTTGAATACATTAATGTACTGGGATCAAATGTCATTTGATGAAAAGAGCCAGGCAGCACTTTACACTATGCACTCAAATAAGCTAGTATACAATACAAAAACATCTTTAGCATGCACAAAAAATGTTGAGGCCAAGTATTAAAGAGAAATGTTCTGCCTGAACCCTACTCACTTCCCTGTGCTATATGAGTAGGGATTAAGCTAGCTGGACAGCATGAATATACGTTACTTCATGTAGCCCACTAAGCTTGAGAATTGGAAATTGCTTTCAATGTACACAGAGGTTTTACAGTTGCAGGGCATTCGTGCAGAGTGATTGAGTCTGGCAGTGTCCATTGACGCCTAGAGATTTAGCGGACCTCTttgtaatttaacttttttttttttttccttgggtcCCTGGGCCACACCACAGGAGATGCTTTGTTAGTTTGGATATTTTCAATCATCTCATTGAGGTACCACAGTGTGTCTGGTTATCATCCAGTACAcccatttatttgttaaattgtaCCATTAACACACCTGGTTCAGCTAGTCACTAACTTATGAAACTGAATAAGGGATGTTGTTGGTGGAACTTAAGAAATGGAATCACTGTGGTGCATCATGGACAAGTTTGAAAACCAAACTGATGGTGTTCTAGCTGACTTACTAAATATCAGTGGGGTTTTTGAAAGCCACATGGACTTCTTGTTActtggtatttttcaaagcaaatgATCACTTACTGCCCAGATAAGaagcattaaaaataatgtttttaggtATCCTTTCCAAAGCCAAAAGCACTGCTAACCCAAGACTGTATACTTTTTTATTGTGCTCAAAGTCTCACTGAATTTTGTAAGCTATTGATTATCCTTGACTTCAAGTACAGCAAGCTCAAAGAGAGTCAGCTTCCTCGAATTCAGGCTGGAGATCCTGTTGCCCGATACTTTGGGCTAAAAAGAGGACAGGTATGTTTTTGGAGGGGCTGGGGGTTGTTTGATAAGTTTCTCTACACCGTCTTTGGTAAGGTAGGGAGATTATGTGAAGTTTGCtttcttcctctttttatttctagGTGGATTTTATTTAATGATCAGGGAGTAAAAATTATTCCACATCAGTCTCTTATTTGTTTTATGGGTTTATATAATACTAGAAACCTGACCTCAGGTTTTACATTTCCTATAGTGAGGTTAAAGCCATAGGCATATTTATAGGAAATAGGCCTTACCTTAAGCATTTCTAATAGCCACGAGTactggcttattacattatatttatagtGAAAGTTTTAGGATGCGACTTAAAACTTTTGGTTTGAGAAACGTGACTGTGGCTTAAAATATCGATTGTCTTGCTGTTTTAGTGATATGATATGGCTCAGaggcacaccaaaaacaaattttcatatttgattttgtCATATATTGGCTTAATTTCAAGTGATTCTAAGCACATTTATTACATTTGCCAAACGAGTTTCAAACTTCTATACTTTTCCTTGACATTCATTACTTTGAGTGTTTTAACTtcaggttatagcgggttggacaatgactgactacctcagtttttttttcctgctctttctctttttcaggTTGTGAAAATCATTCGACCGAGTGAGACTGCTGGGAGGTATATAACTTACAGACTTGTGCAGTAGGCTCTG encodes:
- the polr2eb gene encoding DNA-directed RNA polymerases I, II, and III subunit RPABC1; translation: MDDEEETYRLWKIRKTIMQLCHDRGYLVTQDELDQTLDEFKMQFGNKPSEGHPRRTDLTVLVAHNDDPTDQMFVFFPEEPKVGIKTIKMYCQRMQEENITRAIIVVQMGMTPSAKQSLVDMAPKYILEQFLQQELLINITEHELVPEHIVMTKEEVTELLARYKLKESQLPRIQAGDPVARYFGLKRGQVVKIIRPSETAGRYITYRLVQ